The Malus sylvestris chromosome 12, drMalSylv7.2, whole genome shotgun sequence genome contains a region encoding:
- the LOC126592035 gene encoding phosphatidylinositol 4-kinase gamma 8-like has protein sequence MRIVKMAVAVDQHHGFKTFSRSQRCRLQSYTQLDYNILAHSLKHAFGDANFHKSFSTPCLSLTTASEEDFDTNPRIEIVGGSRIPRVHALVVEVAISMASGADLLPVSSGLGGAYYLCSKNGDNIAVAKPIDEEPLAFNNPKGLGGRMLGQPGLKRSVRIGESGIRELAAYLLDHGGFAGVPPTALVKISHVAFHINKNAGAISASPYKIASLQRFVDHDFDAGELGSSGFSVAAVHRIGIFDVRLLNLDRHAGNMLVKKYEQHNYAAGVLELVPIDHGLCLPEWLDDPYFEWLHWPQASVPFSESEIEYISKLDPYKDAELLRTQIPSFREAAIRVLVLCTIFLKQSAASGLCLADIGEMMTRQFCADEETLSTLENLCMQVKNAMPTRDNEKKGEIGEVEIFEFDNENKEGFNENMDLPSHPEIIMSRFLSAGSMTGLADASLSPLFEENDQTIDNYDRNTITGSNNVGDDGTTSDGRGRKVGVLMKSGSFSAATLSCETRGAISFGDMSGDEWELFLDHFDKFLAHKLEEGNKCLSSKLRLGTSCNF, from the coding sequence ATGAGAATTGTCAAAATGGCTGTAGCAGTTGATCAACATCACGGATTCAAGACATTTAGCCGATCCCAGAGATGCAGATTACAGTCCTACACTCAACTTGATTATAACATTCTTGCCCACTCCTTAAAACATGCATTCGGTGATGCTAATTTTCATAAAAGCTTCTCCACCCCATGTCTATCCCTAACCACTGCATCGGAGGAAGATTTTGACACTAATCCAAGAATTGAGATTGTTGGTGGCAGTAGGATACCTAGGGTACATGCTCTTGTAGTCGAGGTTGCCATATCTATGGCGTCTGGTGCCGACCTCCTGCCAGTGTCAAGTGGACTAGGCGGTGCCTACTACTTATGTAGCAAAAATGGCGACAATATTGCTGTGGCAAAGCCCATAGATGAAGAACCTTTAGCTTTCAATAATCCTAAGGGTCTCGGAGGCAGGATGCTGGGCCAACCTGGTTTGAAACGCTCAGTTCGGATTGGTGAATCTGGAATCCGAGAATTGGCAGCATATCTCCTTGACCACGGTGGATTCGCTGGTGTTCCTCCAACAGCTTTAGTGAAAATTTCTCATGTTGCATTCCACATTAACAAAAATGCAGGCGCAATTTCAGCTTCACCCTATAAGATTGCTTCTCTGCAGCGCTTCGTGGATCATGACTTTGATGCTGGAGAGTTAGGTTCTTCAGGCTTTTCAGTAGCTGCTGTCCATCGTATTGGAATTTTTGATGTAAGACTCCTGAATCTTGACAGGCATGCAGGGAACATGCTTGTTAAGAAATATGAGCAGCACAACTATGCAGCTGGGGTGCTTGAGCTTGTACCTATTGACCATGGTCTTTGCCTTCCTGAGTGGCTTGATGATCCATATTTCGAATGGTTGCACTGGCCTCAAGCTTCAGTTCCTTTTTCCGAGTCTGAAATCGAGTACATATCCAAACTTGACCCCTACAAAGATGCGGAGCTTCTACGAACTCAGATTCCTTCTTTCCGGGAGGCTGCTATTCGTGTTCTTGTGCTATGCACCATCTTCTTGAAGCAGTCTGCTGCTTCAGGGCTCTGTCTTGCTGATATAGGAGAAATGATGACTCGGCAGTTCTGTGCCGACGAAGAAACATTGAGTACATTGGAGAATTTGTGCATGCAAGTTAAGAATGCCATGCCTACTAGAGACAACGAGAAGAAAGGAGAAATCGGAGAAgttgaaatatttgaatttgacaatgaaaataaagaaGGGTTTAATGAGAATATGGATCTTCCGAGCCATCCCGAAATTATTATGTCAAGGTTTTTATCAGCGGGATCAATGACTGGGTTGGCCGATGCATCTCTGTCTCCTCTATTCGAGGAAAATGATCAAACCATTGACAACTATGATAGAAACACTATAACAGGCAGCAACAATGTTGGTGATGATGGAACTACTAGTGATGGTCGCGGTCGTAAGGTAGGGGTTTTGATGAAGAGCGGGAGTTTCTCAGCAGCGACCCTCAGTTGTGAAACTCGGGGAGCAATATCATTTGGAGACATGAGTGGAGACGAATGGGAATTGTTCTTGGACCATTTTGACAAGTTTTTGGCGCACAAACTGGAGGAGGGCAACAAGTGCTTGAGCTCGAAACTGAGGTTGGGAACTTCCTGCAACTTCTGA
- the LOC126592167 gene encoding phosphatidylinositol 4-kinase gamma 8-like, translating into MAVAVDQHHGFKTFSRSQRCRLQSYTQLDYNILAHSLKHAFGDANFHKSFSTPCLSLTTASEEDFDTNPRIEIVGGSRIPRVHALVVEVAISMASGADLLPVSSGLGGAYYLCSKNGDNIAVAKPIDEEPLAFNNPKGLGGRMLGQPGLKRSVRIGESGIRELAAYLLDHGGFAGVPPTALVKISHVAFHINKNAGAISASPYKIASLQRFVDHDFDAGELGSSGFSVAAVHRIGIFDVRLLNLDRHAGNMLVKKYEQHNYAAGVLELVPIDHGLCLPEWLDDPYFEWLHWPQASVPFSESEIEYISKLDPYKDAELLRTQIPSFREAAIRVLVLCTIFLKQSAASGLCLADIGEMMTRQFCADEETLSTLENLCMQVKNAMPTRDNEKKGEIGEVEIFEFDNENKEGFNENMDLPSHPEIIMSRFLSAGSMTGLADASLSPLFEENDQTIDNYDRNTITGSNNVGDDGTTSDGRGRKVGVLMKSGSFSAATLSCETRGAISFGDMSGDEWELFLDHFDKFLAHKLEEGNKCLSSKLRLGTSCNF; encoded by the coding sequence ATGGCTGTAGCAGTTGATCAACATCACGGATTCAAGACATTTAGCCGATCCCAGAGATGCAGATTACAGTCCTACACTCAACTTGATTATAACATTCTTGCCCACTCCTTAAAACATGCATTCGGTGATGCTAATTTTCATAAAAGCTTCTCCACCCCATGTCTATCCCTAACCACTGCATCGGAGGAAGATTTTGACACTAATCCAAGAATTGAGATTGTTGGTGGCAGTAGGATACCTAGGGTACATGCTCTTGTAGTCGAGGTTGCCATATCTATGGCGTCTGGTGCCGACCTCCTGCCAGTGTCAAGTGGACTAGGCGGTGCCTACTACTTATGTAGCAAAAATGGCGACAATATTGCTGTGGCAAAGCCCATAGATGAAGAACCTTTAGCTTTCAATAATCCTAAGGGTCTCGGAGGCAGGATGCTGGGCCAACCTGGTTTGAAACGCTCAGTTCGGATTGGTGAATCTGGAATCCGAGAATTGGCAGCATATCTCCTTGACCACGGTGGATTCGCTGGTGTTCCTCCAACAGCTTTAGTGAAAATTTCTCATGTTGCATTCCACATTAACAAAAATGCAGGCGCAATTTCAGCTTCACCCTATAAGATTGCTTCTCTGCAGCGCTTCGTGGATCATGACTTTGATGCTGGAGAGTTAGGTTCTTCAGGCTTTTCAGTAGCTGCTGTCCATCGTATTGGAATTTTTGATGTAAGACTCCTGAATCTTGACAGGCATGCAGGGAACATGCTTGTTAAGAAATATGAGCAGCACAACTATGCAGCTGGGGTGCTTGAGCTTGTACCTATTGACCATGGTCTTTGCCTTCCTGAGTGGCTTGATGATCCATATTTCGAATGGTTGCACTGGCCTCAAGCTTCAGTTCCTTTTTCCGAGTCTGAAATCGAGTACATATCCAAACTTGACCCCTACAAAGATGCGGAGCTTCTACGAACTCAGATTCCTTCTTTCCGGGAGGCTGCTATTCGTGTTCTTGTGCTATGCACCATCTTCTTGAAGCAGTCTGCTGCTTCAGGGCTCTGTCTTGCTGATATAGGAGAAATGATGACTCGGCAGTTCTGTGCCGACGAAGAAACATTGAGTACATTGGAGAATTTGTGCATGCAAGTTAAGAATGCCATGCCTACTAGAGACAACGAGAAGAAAGGAGAAATCGGAGAAgttgaaatatttgaatttgacaatgaaaataaagaaGGGTTTAATGAGAATATGGATCTTCCGAGCCATCCCGAAATTATTATGTCAAGGTTTTTATCAGCGGGATCAATGACTGGGTTGGCCGATGCATCTCTGTCTCCTCTATTCGAGGAAAATGATCAAACCATTGACAACTATGATAGAAACACTATAACAGGCAGCAACAATGTTGGTGATGATGGAACTACTAGTGATGGTCGCGGTCGTAAGGTAGGGGTTTTGATGAAGAGCGGGAGTTTCTCAGCAGCGACCCTCAGTTGTGAAACTCGGGGAGCAATATCATTTGGAGACATGAGTGGAGACGAATGGGAATTGTTCTTGGACCATTTTGACAAGTTTTTGGCGCACAAACTGGAGGAGGGCAACAAGTGCTTGAGCTCGAAACTGAGGTTGGGAACTTCCTGCAACTTCTGA